From the Peptococcaceae bacterium 1198_IL3148 genome, the window AGCTGTCCCGAAACATTATTTTATCCAGTTCATATATTTCATGTAACAAATCAATCACCGGCTGGTCCTCGGCAGTAAAACTATGGTTAAGGGGCTCAAACACAAAATTTTTGCCAAAAACCAGTGGTTCATCGTCTTCCATGGCCGCAAATAGATCCCTGATACTTTTAACCACATACATTCTGTCTAAACCCATGCGCAAGGAAACCGCATAGGAATTTTTGCCTTGATATTCTACGTCCAGCGTAACTTCCAACTTAACCGTTCTCTTTTTGTCATTGCTTAATTGCTGATCAAAATACGCCAGCATACTATCGGCCAATTTGCTAGCGGCAATTTTAGCCCTTTGCTTACTAAATAGGCTTTGACTGTGATATTGATATTTCATTAACAATGCCACCACATGCTTGCATGCCCCATAGTAGTAGTTTTGATGGGCGGGACAATCACAGTACACTTCGGTTATCGCCCCCTCCGGGCTAAAGCAGATTGACACCGCATACCGTTCACCACCGGACACAATACCATAAAGGCAATTATTTTCTTCATCCAGCTCCAGACTGACAACCCGATTTTGATAAAAATACTGTGTGCCTCTTCTATAGACATCATGATTGTGGGCAATATTTTCAATTAATTCATTATCTATTTTAAACATCAGCACACCTACCCATAGTTGCAACTTATCCATATATATTATTAGAAAAACTTGCATTCGCCAAGCCTTTAGGTTAATAGCTTAGCTCTTTTTATGCTTATTCCCTTAAACTTTTCTACTTTCCCAAAGGGTCATAAAACAAACACCCCTAAATAGGAGTGTTTGTTTTATGACCCTTATTTTAAATGGCAAAGAGAGGTGGTTAAACCACCCCTCTTTCTTACTTTCTAAGGGACTTTGGTACTTCTGGCTGATAGTGTGAAATTATACACGCCGAGGCTGAAGCTATGTTGGCCACAAACATCAGTGCAGCCACCATTACGCCAAACAGGCGGTAACCAAGTTTTTTCATCATTAATCCACCTCCTTTTTTATACTAAACCTTAATCTGATTAATTTTTGACATAACCCATTTCCCTGTTCCACTTAATATAAAACTAACCCATAGCACACTTAAAGCTAAACAATTACCAATTTGCAATGCATAAACCCAATGGCTTTCCCTTAAAAAAACAACTACCAGCGCTATCAGCACCACCATAATTATGGATAGAACCTTTAGCCTTCTTCTTCTGGTGCTGGATATAATTGGTGCCCCAGGAGAATCAACCGGTGCCAATAATATTACAGTAAGTAACCCAATGATTATTGATAGCACCATAAAAATATCAATATAAATTTGTGATAATGCACACATCTGCTGGGCAATGATAGCAATTAGGGGGAAAATTATAATGGTGAGCAACGCACAGCGCACTGGCGAATCTAAATGGGCCCCCCCTGCGGTATGTCTGAAAGCAGCAACTGTAATAAGTGCTACCATAGTGCCAGGCAATACCCCCAAAAGTGCCCCCAGGGCAATTGTAAAGACAATGTTAATTAAGTTAAGAACCAATATTTCGATGGCGTAAGTAATAATTATTTCTTGTTCTGACGTCAACCCAGTCTTTAAACTTAGATAATTTGCCAAGCGCTTACTAAAGGATAAATAACTCATATCTTTCACACATCATCCTTAGATTCTATTAATTTTGGATATTAATACCACATTTACTTACTAACTACTGCCAATGTTAAATATAATTGGAATACTACGACATACAGCTTTAAAATTCCTACCTACAAACAAAGAATCCCCTATAGTTACAGATGTTCCTTAAAAGCGACAAAAAGCCGTCTAAAGAGGGCTTAGGCTAGTTTTTTAAATTGGTAAGTGGCCAAGCACTTTTCAATAGATCACTTACTTTAAATAAAGGAAATATACCAAGGGATTCGAATATTTTATGTAGTAGTTTTGATATTTTTTACCATTGAGAGGTGGATATATGGCAACGTTACGTTCTAAAACCTTATTTTTTGTCACTTCACCGCGAACACCTTTTAAGATGTTACCGGAGGTAAAATTACTGGTTGAAGAGTTTTCGGACAAAACTTGGAATACCGATACCCAATCACAGTTCGCCCAAAGGCTGTCAGATGCAATTTTTTTTGCAGGCACTGCAGTTAAAGATAAAGCCTTTAGTGCAAGGGATAGAATAAACCGTGCCCCAAAGGCATTAGGTTTTGTTAATTTAAAACCAACCATTCAATTAACTGAACCGGGCAGGCAACTGTTATACGGTAAAAGACCTTACGAAATCTTTACCAGACAGTTGTTAAAATTTCAATTACCTTCCCCCTTTCATAAAGACCCTCATAATGTATTTAATGTAAAGCCATACTTAGAAATTTTAAGACTGATTTACGATTTGGGTTCTTTATCTAAAGATGAAATTAAAGTTTTTGCTATTCAACTCACTGATTATCAAAAATATGACGTTATTAAAAATAAAATTAAGCAGTTTAGGCAAGACCTGCTGAACCTAGATAGAAATGTTACTAATTATAAGCGTTTTTTATATAGCACTTTACTTAATGAAACAATGAAAATATATTGCGCAGAAATTAAAACTGGAAATATCAAAACTAGAGAATCCTCAGAAAAATCTGTGGCTAGCTTTATTAAAACTAAAATGGATAACGCCCGGGATTATGCCGATGCCTGTTTTAGATATTTGAGGGCTACTGAACTGGTGGTGGCCTCTAAAAGTGGCGCCTACTTGAAGGTTTCCGATGACAAAATTGCCGACGTTGAATATATTATTAAAACTGTTGATAGAAAACCCACTAACTTTTTAAACGAAAAGGAATACAAAGCTTACCTGTTCAATCCTAACACACCTATTTTAATTACCGATGATAAAGTCAGTATTATTAAAACTATAGAACGCTACGGTATCAAGCAAGAATTATACAACAAGCTAAGCTTAGAACAGTTAAAGGATTATCGCGACGACCTCATAGCCAACAAACGGAAAGAAAATGTTGCTAAGAATGCGATAGAACTTAGAACCTATAATCAATACAGTGAAATCATATCCTTGTTTAAACAGTTGATGGGTAAAAGAGTACCTGTTGACAGCCCACTACTCCTGGAATGGAATGTATGGCGGGCCTTTGCCATGCTTAATGATGGGCAAATCGAAGGGAATTTTAAAGTGGATGATGAAGGTACACCATTAATGACAGCACCTGGCAATAAGCCTGATATTGAATGTCGGTATAAGGATTTTAACTCAATTATCGAGGTTACCATGTCTACCGGGCAAAAACAATATGAAATGGAAGGGGAGCCTGTGGCCCGGCATCTGGGTAAATTTAAAAAAGAAAATAAATCAAAGGATACCTTTGGGATATTTATTGCTAAATCAATAAATGATGCTACCCTTGCTCATTTTTACACACTGCACAAGGTTCCAGTTAGTTATTATGGTGGTATATCTAAAATCATTCCTTTGGACATCGAAACACTAATTAAAATGCTTACCGTTGCCAATTCTTGTAAACAAAAACCATCTTCTAAGCATTTACTTAACTTTCTTAAGACTGCTGCCGAGGCTTCAAATACAGCTACAGATGAAAAAAATTGGTATGATGAAATAAAAAGACTTGCAAAGGAATGGGTAGATTTAACAAATAGAGGCTACATAGCGTAGCCTCTATCTGTAATTTTTAATTATAATATGTTTTGCTTCATTTTTGAAACGATTTCTTATGTTGACTGCATAGGATTTGTGATATTCATCCACTATGTAATCCCTGTATAGGCTCTCGGTTAGAGGAGTTTTACTAATCACCATCAAAGTGGGACAACCCAGGTTTCTAAAATCTGAAGCTAATCGCTTATGCTCCATTTCATTAAAACCATCTTCTAATTCTAAGTTGCCATAATCATTAAAAATGCAATCATATGGTGGGTCTAAAAACATAAAATCCCTCTCTGTAGCCATGTTAAAAATTTCGGAATAATCCGCACAGTGGATGTCAGTATTAGCCAACAAATGATGATGTTTTTCTGTGATTATTTTGGTGTTAAAATTCTTATACCTCCCAAAGGGTACGTTATACTCGCCTTTTTTATTATATCTTATCATGCCGCCATACGAAGTTTTGTTAATGAAATAATATATTGTGCCTGCTAAATAATTTTCATTGGGATAATTAAAAATGTTGCGGAGGCTATAGTACAGTTGCTCATTTTTATTTTCAACCTTTATATCAGGGTTCTTTGCCTTTAATTTTTCATACTCAATTTGGTTTTTTTCATAAATATCCTGTAACTCAGCAAGTTGATCAACTAAAGTATGGTACTGATATTTTAACTGATGATAAAAAGTAATTAGTTTAGTGTTAATATCATTAATGATTGCCCGTTGCGGTTCAAGATGAAAATATAAGGCCCCTCCCCCCACAAAGGGCTCTATGTAGGTTGTGTAACTTTTAGGAATATGTTTTAAAAAGTGGCATAATTCTTTAGATTTTCCACCTCTATATTTTAATACTGGCTTCATTTTGCACACCCTTCTAAAATGCTAACTTGAATATACAGAATAACCTAAAGTTATTAAAAAAACAACGGTATAACCTTAAGCTTTTACCTTTTAATAGTAACACCGATCTTCTTATTATATAATATTACACAAGCTAATTAATGAAAATAAGAGTTTATGAAGGGAAAGAATAGATTTTATGTGCGGCAAACAGCCAAGGGCGACATTATAAATGGTAAAAAACTAGGAGGCACTGCCAAGTGCCACTTTTCGATAAGGGAATGCAGACCGATAGAAGTACTTATTCCTGAAATTTTAACACTTAAATAAACACAGTAGCCATTAAAACAGCCGCCCAAGGTATTGGATAACATTACAAAATAAAAACACAGGCTTTATTATAAGATATCTTTTTATTCCATTATTCGATAAATTGAGGTATTCTTATAGTATACTGTAAGAAAACATTAGCAAAAACGGTAATAAAATGATTTATAGTAAAGGGAGATTAAAGTGTTCAGATCTTTATTAAGCGGCTTAAAAATTAAATCTTCTCTAATTGCGTTTGTGGTGCTATTAGTATGTTGTCTAGGGACGTTAGGCATTTATAATTATAAAGAACTTCATGCGGTGCAAGAGAACATTACCAGCTTGGAACGTGAAATTACAGTAAGTGTCTTACAGGCTAAAGATATGCGTTATTCTGTCATCCAAGTACAGCAATGGCTTACTGATGCCAGTGCCACCGGAGATATTGGTGGATTAACAGAAGCAGAAAAGTATGCACAACAATTCAGAACCTACGCCAAGGGTTTACAAGATAGTAACTTAGGTGATTCTAGTGAAATTAATGAGATATTAAAAGATTTTGAACCCTATTATGCCATCGGCATAAAAATGGCTAACGCCTATATTAGTCAAGGAAGAGAAGCGGGAAATGCTATTATGCCTGAGTTTGATAGTGCTGCCGAACTGCTTTCAAACAACTTGGATAAGTATGTAGACAATCATGTTCAGGAAATGAGTAATACTCTAAATAATACACAAATCCAACTTCAGATAATAGTGTCCCGATTAGTTTTAGTTTTAGGATTAATCGCCTTTACTTTAATTGGCGGGTGCTTACTACTATTTTATAAAATAGTGCCACCATTAAAACTTCTCATGGATTCAATGAATGATATTAATCAAGGTGAAGGTGACTTAACAAGGCGTATTCCTGCAGAAGGGAAAGATGAAATTAGTGATGTGGCCAACAGTTTTAATGGTATCATCGAAAATTTGCATGAAATAATCTCAAATATAAAAACTAATTCCGAAAATTTAACCAGTTACAGTCAAGATTTGGCATCTGCCAGTGAAGAAGTAAATACATCAATGGAAGAAGTAGCAGGTATTACAAATGAAGTTGCAGCCACCTCTAAGCAGGGGACTGAAAATTTAACTGCCATGGCTCATGACTCCAGGCAAATGTATTTATTAGCCGAAGAAGGAAATAAAGCAGTAAAAGAAACCGTCGAAAAAATTAATTCTATTGCTCGGGTGTCTGGAAATACTGCAAATGTGATCAAAGCTTTAGGCGAGCAATCCCAACAAATTGGCAGGATCATTACTGTCATTACCAATATATCCGAACAAACAAATTTACTGGCTTTAAATGCTGCCATTGAATCTGCCCGGGCTGGTGAACATGGGCGCGGCTTTGCAGTTGTAGCGGAAGAAGTACGTAAGCTAGCTGAACAATCAGCTGATGCTTCTTCTGAAATCACACGACTTATTGAACAAATGCAAGCTGGTGTGGAAAAGGCAGTAGCTTCTATAGAGGGCAGTGTGGTAGAAGTAGGTGAAGGCGTACAAATTGCTAACAATGCCGGTATTTCATTAGAAAAAATTACTAGAGCAGCTAAGACTAACACCAACATTATTCAGGATGTTGCAAGCGGTGTGGTACAGGTAAATGAAGGAATGCAACAACTTGCTCAATCAAGTGAACAAATAACTTCCAGCACCCTACAAGTATCAAGTGCCTCACAACAATTGGCTAACATTGCTGATAAATTAAGTAAAACTGTTGATAAATTTAAACTCCAATAGCGAGCGAATAGAAAGATAAAAAAGCGAGGCTTTTAATATGGTATCTGTAGTTAGGACACTTGAAAAAGAGTGTTTTATCTACAGGTATTTTTTTATATACTTAAACTTACTATATAGGAATTAGGGGGCAACATGAGTAAAATAACATTTTCAACTAAAGAGATCAAACAACTTCAACTTTACTCATAATTTAGTTTACTACCAATTGGTTAAAGGCTGTTTTCCAGTTGGCAATAAAAAACATTATTACATTTTGCCACCCCGATACACCTCCCAGACCCTTTCAAAAAACTCCCCTCCTCAAATTAAATAACTATTTGGGATGAAGTGGTAGTAACGTTGCCAATACCCTGACAAGGTTGCCCTTTGTCCAAGGCAATAAGATGATCGCCCAGGTAACTTGCGTCTTCCTCATCATGGGTAACTAAAATAAAGGGAATCTGCCACTGGCGGTGTAGTTTTTTCACCTCTTGCCGGAGCGATTCCCTGGTACCCTTATCCAAGGCGCTGAAGGGCTCATCTAATAAGAGTAACTTAGGTTGAACTGCCAGCGCCCTGGCCAAGGCCACCCTTTGCTTTTCGCCACCGGAAAGCTGGCGGGGGTAACGATCTATTAAGTGCCCTACACCGAAGGAGTTTAACAATTTCCCGGGGTCAACACTTGATTTAGAAATCTTCTTGGCCTTTAAGCCGTACATTACATTCTGCCTTACAGTCATATGGGGAAACAGGGCATAGTCTTGAAACAAATATCCTACGTTGCGAACTTGAGGTGACAAATTTATATGATCTGCAGATGAATATAACACCTGGTCATTTAGTTTGATAAGGCCGGAGGAAGGTTTAGCTAAACCGGCCAGACATTGCAGAATAGTGGTTTTTCCAGCACCGGAGTGTCCCCACAGCACCAATATTTCATTTTTTACTTGTAACTTTATGTTTAAATCAAAATGCCACAGTTTTTTATGAATTAGCGCCTCTAACATCACCATCACCTACTAATAATTCTGTCGCTTGGCCCAGCGGTTGACCCAAAAAATAACCAGAAAACTAAATGCAGTGACAATGGCCACCAAGGTTTGGGCAGTGGCATTATCACCGGCATCCACCGCAAAGAAGATAGCAACCGGTATTGTGGACGTCTGCCCTGGAATATTGCCTGCCACCATTAAGGTGGCCCCAAATTCACCTAAAGCCCGGGCAAAGGATAAAACCACCCCAGCCAATATGCCGGGCCAGGCCAGGGGCAGGGTGACGGTAAGGAATATCCTTACCTCACTTGCCCCTAAAGTCCGGGCCGCGTTTTCATAGTTTACATCAACACTTTTAAAGGCTGCCTTGGCACTCTGGTACATCAGCGGAAAAGCAACCACCGTTGCCGCCAGCACCGCAGCCCACCAAGTAAAAATAATCCTAATGCCAAAGCTATCCAACAGTTGACCCAACGGTCCGTTTTTGCCAATCAGCATCAACAGACCATAGCCGATAACTGACGGCGGCAATACCATGGGCAGAGTGATGGCAGATTCCAGAACATCTTTACCTGGGAACTCTCTGCGGGTCATTAGCCTTGCCAATGGTAATCCCAAAATGATCACTGCCATCACAGCAATAACTGCTGTACGAAGGGATAGTAATACCGGTGACCAGTCTGCCAGTAAGAACATAGCTTATACCCCATTACTTATTAATTGCTTTAAACCCGTATTTCTCAAATACTTTAGCGGCCTCTTCCCCTGACAGGAATGCGGCAAAATCTTCTACAGCTTCTTGATTTTTAGTATTCTTTAGTATGGCCATCGGATAAACGATCGGTTTATGGGATTCAGCCGGGGCAGCAGTTACCACTTTAATATCTTCACCCATCACAGCGTCGGAGCTATATACCATGCCTGCTGCAACATTGCCGGTTTCGACGTAGGTAAGAACCTGACGCACATCCTTGGCTAGAACAAGTTTTGGTTGCAGTTTATTCCATAACTGCATTGAGGTTAAAGCCTCTTTGGCATATTGACCTGCAGGGACAGACTCCGGAGTACCGATGCTAATTTTTTCTACTTCTGGCTTGAACAAATCTTGAAAATCTGCAATTTGACTATCCTTTTTAGCTATCAACACCAGTTCATTTCCCAGCAAATCTTGACGTGACTGTTTAACAACAATGTCCTTTTCTTCCAATACATCCATCTGCTTTTTGCCAGCTGAGATAAAGAGATCTGCCGGTGCGCCTTGCTCTATCTGCTTTTGCAGTGTGCCAGAAGCCCCAAAATTATATGTAATATTGACATCCTGATGCTCTTTAGCATAGAGAACCTTTAACTCTTCAGCCGCATCCTTGAGACTGGCCGCTGCGGAGACTGTCAAGTTAACCGGCTCTGCTTTAGCTTGATTTGGAGAAGTTGCTTGTTTATTGGTACCCCCACAACCTGTCAAGACTGAAAACATAAATACAGACATTAATATCATAGTGATAATTTTTTTCATTTAATACGCTCCTCTCTTCAATTAGTTAGCTATATAGCAGGGCTTGAATAAGATTTTGTGTAAGTAACATTTTAATGTAACTAATTAACATTTCAAATCCTTTCACACCTCTCCCTCCATATTTTATGTAACTCTAAAGAAACCTAGCATATAAAGTTCATTTTAAAACATAAATGCCCTAGCATATATGTCTAGAGCATCGGTGCACTTTTATATACGTAGAGAAACACAACGTAACATAACATTATTATAATGAAGTTATAGAAATAAACATAACGTGACTAAACGTATTATGTTAGTAATAATAAATTGTGTTATAATATTTGTCAATAGATTTGGAGGTAAAATTATGGAAGAAATTTCCTTAACACCTGAGGAAGTTGCAAAAAAGCTTAAAATCGCTAAGAATACTGTTTATGAATTAATAAAACGCGGTGAACTACCGGCCTACCGCGTTGGACGAAAAATACGTGTTGATCTGAGAGATGTTGAAAATTATAAACGACAAGGTAAAAAAGTGCAGTTGGGTGAAGATAAAAATCCGCTGGGCTTAAACAACGAAACCAGACTGGGCCTAGCTATAGAGCCAAGGATTAGTCAGCACCCCAAGGGGATTGTTATCTGCGGTCAAGATGCGTTGCTGGATGTATTATCTCGTCAGTTGGAGCGACATCCCAACGGTATCAAAGTTTTTAGGCATAGTGTCGGGAGTTTTCCGGGACTTTTAGCGCTCTATCATGAACAAGCAGATCTTGCTGCTATTCACCTATGGGACGGGGACGCCAACGTCTATAATATTCCCTATGTTCGCCACATGTTGCCCGGTATTAAGACTATTATTGTCCACCTGGCCTGTCGAATGCAGGGTTTTTATGTAACAAAGGGCAATCCTAAGGTCATCAACGAT encodes:
- a CDS encoding cyclic lactone autoinducer peptide, giving the protein MMKKLGYRLFGVMVAALMFVANIASASACIISHYQPEVPKSLRK
- a CDS encoding accessory gene regulator B family protein, whose translation is MSYLSFSKRLANYLSLKTGLTSEQEIIITYAIEILVLNLINIVFTIALGALLGVLPGTMVALITVAAFRHTAGGAHLDSPVRCALLTIIIFPLIAIIAQQMCALSQIYIDIFMVLSIIIGLLTVILLAPVDSPGAPIISSTRRRRLKVLSIIMVVLIALVVVFLRESHWVYALQIGNCLALSVLWVSFILSGTGKWVMSKINQIKV
- a CDS encoding AlwI family type II restriction endonuclease; its protein translation is MATLRSKTLFFVTSPRTPFKMLPEVKLLVEEFSDKTWNTDTQSQFAQRLSDAIFFAGTAVKDKAFSARDRINRAPKALGFVNLKPTIQLTEPGRQLLYGKRPYEIFTRQLLKFQLPSPFHKDPHNVFNVKPYLEILRLIYDLGSLSKDEIKVFAIQLTDYQKYDVIKNKIKQFRQDLLNLDRNVTNYKRFLYSTLLNETMKIYCAEIKTGNIKTRESSEKSVASFIKTKMDNARDYADACFRYLRATELVVASKSGAYLKVSDDKIADVEYIIKTVDRKPTNFLNEKEYKAYLFNPNTPILITDDKVSIIKTIERYGIKQELYNKLSLEQLKDYRDDLIANKRKENVAKNAIELRTYNQYSEIISLFKQLMGKRVPVDSPLLLEWNVWRAFAMLNDGQIEGNFKVDDEGTPLMTAPGNKPDIECRYKDFNSIIEVTMSTGQKQYEMEGEPVARHLGKFKKENKSKDTFGIFIAKSINDATLAHFYTLHKVPVSYYGGISKIIPLDIETLIKMLTVANSCKQKPSSKHLLNFLKTAAEASNTATDEKNWYDEIKRLAKEWVDLTNRGYIA
- a CDS encoding Dam family site-specific DNA-(adenine-N6)-methyltransferase, whose translation is MKPVLKYRGGKSKELCHFLKHIPKSYTTYIEPFVGGGALYFHLEPQRAIINDINTKLITFYHQLKYQYHTLVDQLAELQDIYEKNQIEYEKLKAKNPDIKVENKNEQLYYSLRNIFNYPNENYLAGTIYYFINKTSYGGMIRYNKKGEYNVPFGRYKNFNTKIITEKHHHLLANTDIHCADYSEIFNMATERDFMFLDPPYDCIFNDYGNLELEDGFNEMEHKRLASDFRNLGCPTLMVISKTPLTESLYRDYIVDEYHKSYAVNIRNRFKNEAKHIIIKNYR
- a CDS encoding methyl-accepting chemotaxis protein yields the protein MFRSLLSGLKIKSSLIAFVVLLVCCLGTLGIYNYKELHAVQENITSLEREITVSVLQAKDMRYSVIQVQQWLTDASATGDIGGLTEAEKYAQQFRTYAKGLQDSNLGDSSEINEILKDFEPYYAIGIKMANAYISQGREAGNAIMPEFDSAAELLSNNLDKYVDNHVQEMSNTLNNTQIQLQIIVSRLVLVLGLIAFTLIGGCLLLFYKIVPPLKLLMDSMNDINQGEGDLTRRIPAEGKDEISDVANSFNGIIENLHEIISNIKTNSENLTSYSQDLASASEEVNTSMEEVAGITNEVAATSKQGTENLTAMAHDSRQMYLLAEEGNKAVKETVEKINSIARVSGNTANVIKALGEQSQQIGRIITVITNISEQTNLLALNAAIESARAGEHGRGFAVVAEEVRKLAEQSADASSEITRLIEQMQAGVEKAVASIEGSVVEVGEGVQIANNAGISLEKITRAAKTNTNIIQDVASGVVQVNEGMQQLAQSSEQITSSTLQVSSASQQLANIADKLSKTVDKFKLQ
- a CDS encoding ATP-binding cassette domain-containing protein, with the protein product MLEALIHKKLWHFDLNIKLQVKNEILVLWGHSGAGKTTILQCLAGLAKPSSGLIKLNDQVLYSSADHINLSPQVRNVGYLFQDYALFPHMTVRQNVMYGLKAKKISKSSVDPGKLLNSFGVGHLIDRYPRQLSGGEKQRVALARALAVQPKLLLLDEPFSALDKGTRESLRQEVKKLHRQWQIPFILVTHDEEDASYLGDHLIALDKGQPCQGIGNVTTTSSQIVI
- the modB gene encoding molybdate ABC transporter permease subunit, whose protein sequence is MFLLADWSPVLLSLRTAVIAVMAVIILGLPLARLMTRREFPGKDVLESAITLPMVLPPSVIGYGLLMLIGKNGPLGQLLDSFGIRIIFTWWAAVLAATVVAFPLMYQSAKAAFKSVDVNYENAARTLGASEVRIFLTVTLPLAWPGILAGVVLSFARALGEFGATLMVAGNIPGQTSTIPVAIFFAVDAGDNATAQTLVAIVTAFSFLVIFWVNRWAKRQNY
- the modA gene encoding molybdate ABC transporter substrate-binding protein, which gives rise to MKKIITMILMSVFMFSVLTGCGGTNKQATSPNQAKAEPVNLTVSAAASLKDAAEELKVLYAKEHQDVNITYNFGASGTLQKQIEQGAPADLFISAGKKQMDVLEEKDIVVKQSRQDLLGNELVLIAKKDSQIADFQDLFKPEVEKISIGTPESVPAGQYAKEALTSMQLWNKLQPKLVLAKDVRQVLTYVETGNVAAGMVYSSDAVMGEDIKVVTAAPAESHKPIVYPMAILKNTKNQEAVEDFAAFLSGEEAAKVFEKYGFKAINK
- a CDS encoding helix-turn-helix transcriptional regulator, which codes for MEEISLTPEEVAKKLKIAKNTVYELIKRGELPAYRVGRKIRVDLRDVENYKRQGKKVQLGEDKNPLGLNNETRLGLAIEPRISQHPKGIVICGQDALLDVLSRQLERHPNGIKVFRHSVGSFPGLLALYHEQADLAAIHLWDGDANVYNIPYVRHMLPGIKTIIVHLACRMQGFYVTKGNPKVINDWADLTREDIKFINREKGSGTRVLLDEKLRLLGVDGRLIRGYEVEEQSHLAIASAVARGDADVGLGNEKVSMQVRGLDFIPLQKERYELVIRKEHLHKPFMQALIAVLQSQDFKRELNGLGDYDTSETGKIVAEV